In Bubalus kerabau isolate K-KA32 ecotype Philippines breed swamp buffalo chromosome 4, PCC_UOA_SB_1v2, whole genome shotgun sequence, one DNA window encodes the following:
- the TMC8 gene encoding transmembrane channel-like protein 8 yields the protein MQRQWSVQAPGEPEAEPGGEELCEQEMKRLCLSQQPVRVLPYAMVDKRFIRQLREPEGVKTSCWQQWRRRRQTAGRRLGEAARRLTRGCGLWEGALYEIGGLFGTGIQSYFTFLRFLLLLNLLTLLLTSSFVLLPLVWLQPPDSGPALNFTLQCPGSGHLPQTGVSKFNNLLWNVFTGRAFNNTYLFYGAYRAGPESSSTYSIRLAYLLSPLACLLLCFCGILRRMVKGLPQKMFLGQDYRSPLSAKVFSSWDFCIRGQEAATIKKHEISNEFKMELEEGRHLLLLQQQTRAQRACHLLTYLRVNVLIGLLVVGAISAIFWATKYSQDNKEESLFLLLQYLPPGVIALVNFLGPLLFVFLVQLENYPPNTEVNLTLIWCVVLKLASLGMFSFSLGQTVLCIGRNKTSCESYGYNACDYQCWENSVGEELYKLSIFNFLLTVAFAFLVSLPRRMLVERFSGRFWAWLDREEFLVPKNVLDIVEGQTVTWMGLFYCPLLPLLNSVFIFLTFYIKKYTLLRNSRASPRRFRASSSIFFFQLVLLLGLLLAAVPLGYVVSSIRSSWDCGLFANYSAPWQVVPELVALWLPPPSQCILHYLGSHAFRFPLLILLSLVLTVCISQSQASSRAIRRLRKQLMWQVQEKWHLVDDLSRLLAEPGSGDSLGPESPVSRGSRPRSFCPGFPCPGSPGPRPRRPGPSLEDPAGLRGVARCLGPRP from the exons ATGCAGAGGCAGTGGTCGGTGCAGGCCCCGGGGGAGCCAGAAGCCGAGCCAGGGGGCGAGGAGCTATGTGAGCAGGAGATGAAGCGGCTGTGCCTTTCCCAGCAGCCGGTGCGGGTGCTGCCCTACGCCATGGTGGACAAGCGCTTTATCCG GCAGCTACGGGAGCCCGAAGGGGTGAAGACCTCCTGCTGGCAGCAGTGGCGTCGCAGGCGGCAGACTGCGGGCCGGCGACTGGGGGAGGCAGCTCGGCGGCTGACCCGGGGCTGTGGGCTCTGGGAGGGGGCTCTCTACGAGATCGGCG GCCTCTTTGGCACTGGAATCCAGTCCTATTTCACCTTCCTTCGCTTCCTGCTGCTACTTAACCTGCTGACCCTGCTTCTGACCAGCAGCTTTGTCCTGCTGCCCCTGGTCTGGCTCCAGCCCCCTGACTCAGGACCGGCTCTGAACTTCA CTCTCCAGTGTCCTGGTAGTGGCCACCTACCCCAGACCGGTGTTTCCAAGTTCAACAATCTACTCTGGAATGTATTTACCGGCAGG GCCTTCAACAACACCTATCTCTTTTACGGAGCGTACCGGGCGGGGCCCGAGAGCAGCTCGACATACAGTATCCGCCTGGCCTACCTCCTGAGCCCACTGGCCTGCCTGCTCCTCTGCTTCTGTGGGATTCTGCGGAG GATGGTGAAGGGGCTGCCACAGAAGATGTTCCTGGGCCAGGACTACCGGTCGCCTCTCAGTGCAAAGGTCTTCTCGTCCTGGGACTTCTGCATCCGGGGGCAGGAGGCCGCCACCATCAAGAAGCATGAGATCAGCAATGAATTCAAG atggagctggaggaggggcgtcacttgctgctgctgcagcagcAGACCCGGGCTCAGAGGGCCTGCCACCTGCTCACCTACCTGCGGGTCAACGTCCTCATCGGGCTGCTGGTGGTTGGAGCCATCAGCGCCATCTTCTGGGCCACCAAGTACTCGCAGGACAACAAGGAG GAGTCCTTGTTTCTGCTGCTCCAGTACCTGCCCCCTGGGGTCATCGCCCTGGTCAACTTTTTGGGTCCCCTGCTGTTCGTTTTCCTGGTCCAGCTGGAGAACTACCCTCCCAACACTGAGGTCAACCTCACCCTTATCTG GTGCGTGGTGCTCAAGCTGGCCAGCCTGGGAATGTTCTCCTTCTCGCTGGGCCAGACCGTGCTGTGCATCGGCAGAAACAAGACCAGCTGTGAGTCCTACGGCTACAACGCCTGTGACTACCAG TGCTGGGAGAATTCAGTGGGAGAGGAGCTGTACAAACTCAGCATCTTCAACTTCCTCCTCACGGTGGCCTTCGCCTTCCTTGTCAGCCTGCCTAGGAG gatgttGGTGGAGCGGTTCTCCGGCCGGTTCTGGGCTTGGCTGGACCGAGAGGAGTTCCTGGTGCCCAAGAACGTGCTGGACATCGTGGAGGGGCAGACGGTCACCTGGATGGGCCTCTTCTACTGCCCCCTGCTGCCCCTGCTCAACAGCGTCTTCATCTTCCTCACCTTCTACATCAAGAAG taCACTCTGCTGAGGAACTCCAGGGCGTCCCCTCGGCGATTCCGCGCCTCCAGCTCCATCTTCTTCTTCCAGCTGGTGCTCCTCCTGGGCCTGCTCCTGGCCGCCGTGCCCCTGGGCTATGTGGTCAGCAG CATCCGCTCCTCCTGGGACTGTGGCCTCTTTGCCAACTACTCGGCCCCCTGGCAGGTGGTCCCTGAGCTGGTGGCCCTCTGGCTCCCACCCCCCAGCCAGTGCATCCTCCACTACCTGGGCTCCCACGCCTTCAGATTCCCGCTTCTCATCCTACTCAG CCTTGTCCTGACCGTGTGCATCTCCCAGTCCCAGGCCAGTTCCAGAGCCATCCGGAGACTGCGGAAGCAGCTGATGTGG CAAGTCCAGGAGAAGTGGCACCTGGTGGATGACCTGTCGCGGCTGCTAGCGGAGCCGGGCTCCGGCGACTCTCTGGGGCCTGAGTCCCCTGTGTCCCGAGGATCACGCCCGAGATCCTTCTGCCCCGGATTTCCGTGCCCGGGCTCCCCGGGGCCCAGGCCCCGCAGGCCAGGACCCTCCCTTGAAGACCCCGCCGGGTTGCGCGGGGTTGCGCGGTGTCTCGGTCCCCGCCCATAG